Genomic window (Argopecten irradians isolate NY chromosome 2, Ai_NY, whole genome shotgun sequence):
atatttgctagcccgtgattggtcaaatgttttccgctgagctgccttcaatttcactgtgagatagtccaggggtgtagagatcgtaagtgatcggaagccctggagtatcgaggatgggtgtCCACTAGCGATCATATGACCACGACTTTTAGTGTCCGCTCGCGATCATATGACCACGACTATTGGTGTCCACTCGCGATCACACGACCACGACTTTTGGTGTCCACTCGCGATCACACGACCACGACTTTTGGTGTCAACTCGCGTTGATAAGACCACGACTATTGGTGTTCACTCGCGGTGATATGACCACGACTATTGGTGTCAACTCGCGTTGATAAGACCACGACTATTGGTGTTCACTCGCGGTGATATGACCACGACTATTGGTGTTCACTCGCGTTGATATGACCACGACTATTGGTGTTCACTCGCAAACGACACCCGTCCTCATATGACCATGGCTGTTGGGGTCTCCTAGAATTAGAAATACGAGTGTTTGTTAATTAGCAATCGTTATATGGTTGTGACTATTAGTGTTCCATAAATACGACGCCTAAATGGCCATGACGTTTTGTTGTTTCCATGGATACTCGTTCTCTATGACTGTTGGTGTCCTCTAGTTATCGTTATTTGCCTATAAATCGTACCAAGTTTACATTGTCATTGCTTTTAAGATATCCGTCATGGTGTTGTCTAGCATATCAGTTGATGTGTGTATATTGGCAGTTATACAGCCAAagataaaactttaaaaaacaGAAAGTTCTTATACATCTCCGAAAATAGCCACGTCTAAAGTGTATTAAAATTTACGATTACTAACCTCTAGTGTTGTATCATTATTGGTAATGTAAAAAGCAATAAATAATATGTGTTAAGGATTTTGCTGACAAATCAAACACTATTAAGTATCAGTTGCTGTTAAGTTATTGGTCGTTTAGTGGTAGTCAAGAGCTACACTCCCGGACACTAACAAAGAATTAGTCACACGAGGAAACAGCACCACTGGCTTTATAAAGCCGTCTTCAAATGAACGGTCCGCAGAAGAAGGCGATTAGCTCAAGTAAGCATTCTTTACCTGAAAGCTTCCAACTCTTTGCAAAGCTGAAATGGCGAAAATGTGGTATGTATTCCTGTCAGGAATACTGTCAGTTATGTACGTAAAAGAAGTGTCGTCTCAAGGTCATGGAGCAAGAATCATCAACCAATGGCGATCATTGAATTATTCTTGGCAGAGTGGAACGTTCAAACACTTCATAACGAGCAAGGAATTTATAattgaaaacaatatcatatcTGGAGTGAAAGTGTTGGATGGAAATGTTTACGTAACTGTTCCCAGATGGAAGCCGGGCGTCCCATCAACATTGAACAAGGTCATAACTGATCCAGGGAATGGAAATGAAAGTATTTTGGAGCCATTTCCTAATTGGGAAATGCAGACTGTGGGCGACTGTAACGCCCTACAGTATGTCCAAAGCATGGAAGTGGACCCTAACACAGGGTACATGTGGATTATTGATGTAGGACGCATAGACACCTTAACGGAAAATCCACAAAACTTATGTCCAGCCAAACTCGTCATCTACGATGTCAGAAATCAACAGGTTGTGCACGTGCATGAATTCTCTGATAACGTTGTGCCAAGGACATCCAATTTTCTGAACGATATAGTTCTGGACTATGTGAACGGTGTCGCTTCATATGCATATATAACCGACTCTTCCCAGGCCAGCCTGATCGTGTATGACCGTGACAGGGATTCCTCTTATTTCTTTAAGCATCCGTCGATGGAAGTGGAGGCTGGCGCGGAGTCGATTTTAGTTAACGGCAATAATCTCACGACTAGGGTCCACATCAATGGAATAGCTATGAGCTACGACTTCCGGTTTGTCTACTATTGTGCCTTGAATGCCTATTGGATGTACAAGATACCAACCTATGTTTTGAGGAACCAATCAGCTACGTTTACTGTTGAAACAGTCGGACGCAAAAACGACCTTACGGGCGGAATGGTGGCTACCGACAAGGCATTGTATTACGGCAGTTTGACCAGGAATGCTGTCAACAAGTGGCCCGTTAGTCCCAACAGCGTCGAGATACCGATCCTCTCCGATGACATTAGTCTTCGTTGGGTTGATTCCTTGGCGATGGACGACCAACAGAACCTTTGGCTTGTTGCTAATGGTCTGGATTTGTTTCTGACGGACAGAATGAATTTTAAGGAAACTAACATGTTCATCTGGAAAATACGTGTTGGAGAGCATGGGTACTTAACTACCGCAAACCAGCGGACAACAGACGATGACAATGGGGGTATGGTGTTAGGCTAACTTGGAAACACAGTCTTACATTGGACCCATGTTTATGATATCCCGCACTTACTGGTGCTGATAATTTACGTTTGATTTCTGTAAACGCAAACTGTAATTCACCACAGACTATTATTTAAGCTATTTCAACACTGCTATATCAAGTACCATGCTAAAgtagttttattagtttttaatgtttttcagCTCGCTTAGATTTAGATGTTGTGACTGCAGAACCACCTGGAATTATTGTTTAGGTATAAATATGCTTGCTCTTGTTACATTATGGATTTTTATGCTTCTTTGTATAGTTACGAATGCTGTTTCAGTAACGTGTTGTGTTTCTATTCTCTGGTGCAAGGTTTTCAACTtttcatatatgtattattttgacaATCACTGGTTTAGTTAATCCATATTGCTGCCGCCTATATTGTTACCATATTGGGAATTTGATATCCTTCTCGTATGGTATAGTTGTCGATCATTTACACCATTCAAACACCTCGACTAAGCAGTCATTGGCCAAATACTTCGGAGAGTAGAAATATAAATTATCACGAATGTACAACGTCTATCTGTTTGGTCTAGTCTCAGGAGGAGGGCGAATGTCACATGCTTTAAATCACTGTTATCGACATTTTGATAGACGATACACATACATGATTTATAGGGAGGCAGTCGGAcaggaaaagaaaaataaatggagGATTTTTACGGGAtcacaatatatacaataactcAATATAACAGTTTATTGTCGGTTTGTTGTAGCATCTACATGTAGTTTGGAGGATTTTTACGggattacaatatatacaataactcAATATAACAGTTTTTTGACCGCTTGTTGTAGCATCTACATGTAGTTTGGAGGATTTTTACGGGAtcacaatatatacaataactcAATATAACAGTTTATTGTCGGTTTGTTGTAGCATCTACATGTAGTTTGGAGGATTTTTACGggattacaatatatacaataactcAATATAACAGTTTTTTGACCGCTTGTTGTAGCATCTACATGTAGTTTGGAGGATTTTTACGGGAtcacaatatatacaataactcAATATAACAGTTTACTGACCGCTTGTTGTAGCATCTACATGTAGTTTGGAGGATTTTTACGGGAtcacaatatatacaataactcAATATAACAGTCGTTTTATTGTCGTTTGGAGTTTTTGTTTGGTGTAGCATCTACATGTAGTTTGGAGGATTTTTACGGGAtcacaatatatacaataactcAATATAACAGTTTATTGACCGCTTGTAGCATCTACATGTAGTTTGGAGGATTTTTACGGGAtcacaatatatacaataactcAATATAACTAGCATCTACATGTAGTTTGGAGGATTTTTACGGGAtcacaatatatacaataactcAATATAACAGTTTATTGACCGCTTGTAGCATCTACATGTAGTTTGGAGGATTTTTACGGGAtcacaatatatacaataactcAATATAACAGTTTATTGACCGCTTTGTAGCATCTACATGTAGTTTGGAGGATTTTTACGGGAtcacaatatatacaataactcAATATAACAGTTTATTGTCGGTTTGTTGTAGCATCTACATGTAGTTTGGAGGATTTTTACGggattacaatatatacaataactcAATATAACAGTTTTTTGACCGCTTGTTGTAGCATCTACATGTAGTTTGGAGGATTTTTACGGGAtcacaatatatacaataactcAATATAACAGTTTACTGACCGCTTGTTGTAGCATCTACATGTAGTTTCATTAATAACTCATCTTAATGTTGTGTTGTCCGGATTTTGGTACTTTCCTTTGATAGATATATTACAGTCACGTTACCATGTTAAACTTCGGAGTCATTAGAAATTGCTTAAGTTTTATATCAAAGTCGCGAACTACTAGTATTTGTATAGGCATATCGTGTTATTTGATAGGCTTAgacaattatatatatctaatattcaataatcataaaaaaaccaatttataatgattgaaataatattcaattttctgaaataaaaaaggaaatacAAGACATTGACTATTCTTATTTCTTAAGtataaatgaaatgaatgaCAAAGAATGATGATATGAGACATTATGAAAAGTCTAGTCTCTGTAGATATTTACGCCTGGTAGGATCCTACTGGAGTATATTTGTATACGTATTTTGAgcacaccatacatgtatatgctttgGTCTTGAAAATATTACAACAGTCCATTTTTCATAGATACCTTCactaatatatacaaattgCCAAACGCCCCGTACAATCCCTGTTCAGAAGAGATGCGATAATGGATGTGCTACACGCTGGAATAGCATATTTTATAAGAGgggattttcaatttttttactaTATGCTTCAACATAAAATACACCTTTTGAAATTACTGGGAAGTTCAACCCCCTCGCGTCCATCCCTCTCTcttaaaaatgcaataaaatacgCATATACAGTATTGTTTTTCATCAACTCATATCGTCATTCGGTTATAAAGTCTATCAGTTGGCAAAATTTGGTAAGTAtctacaacaaaaatatttccaaaaacaaaactgatattaccttgggcatgTGATAATATTTGGATTCGCTGAGAAAGTCGAAGCGTGCGGTAAAGCTGTGTTCACGAATAGgaacaatctaattaaaattagatttgtaattccgctccagaGAATCGTAgtgggagcggaattacaagtctaattttaattagattgcatgACTTCCCAAACGCCTAGCTCTTTGACGTCAATGTCCCGACAGTCAACTATGACTACCCAAATGCCTACCTCTTTTACGTCAGCGTCCCGACAGTTAGCAATGACTACCCATACGCCTGCATCTTCGACGACAGCGCCCCGACAGTTCACCATGACTTCCCAAACGCCTACCTATTCAACGACAGCGTCCCGACAGTCAACAACGACTACCCAAACGCCTACCTTCGACACTTACGTCCCAACAAACAACCACGACTACCCAGACACTGACCGTTTCGACGACAACCCGCCGAAAATCAACAGTGACTTCCCAAGCGCCTACCTCTTCGACACTTACGCCCCGATATCCAAACATAACAAACATAGGTACAGAAGCGTTATCAACAACTTCCAATGATTTTGGGAGTATTTCGTCATGTCCAGGTGAGTGTTAAGGCATACTATTAGTATGTTACAATAATCCAAAGATGCCATTTCTCATAAACGTAcaacataaaaataatgttgtacGTTTATGTCTACGTTTACGTCGTGTGTGTACAGTATAATACTTATGATATGTATGGACGTGTGTGGACAGTGTAATACCTATGAAATGTATGGACGTGTGTGGACAATTCATTCAATTTGCTTCAAGaggaactcaattcatcaccccaaaATTTAATCCTTAAACAGTCAAACTTTAGtgcaaattgattttgaatagGTTAGCGCAGTGACAATACAACTAGCTAGCACAGTTATATTTTAGCGGTAAACGTCTTGCGTGAAATTTCTCTAAAATATAATTACCGCTAATATTAGTACGTTAACAGTATTCATTATCAAgttcaaattacatttttttcctaAAAATATAATAGTGATGCTATGACAATATAATCCGGGTAATTGTTTCAGACAGTTACCTACTCAAACTGTTTCCGTCTTTTACACCATTGCTTACACAACTTCAAAGTTTGGTCTCTTGTGCCTTTGGTAATTTTGTTACCGAGTATTATATACAAACGTACTGGAGGAAACTCTTGCTATAAAAGTTATTTTCAAAGTTACAAAAACATCCCATCTTTTGGTGTGTTTTTTGTGGTATTTATGTTTGGGaagtttatcttttttttttcatgtgaaaattctttaaatctCCGTAAGAAGTTTTTAGCTGTGTGTTTCCAATCATTTAAATAAACTTGGTTTAATATGGGTTATTGTATACAGTTGTTGGTATCCCGgtgaaatacaaatatatgcCATGTTACTTCGTTATGAACGGCAGTCACCTGTTACGATCTGTAACGGCGAACATTATACCAAGGAATGTAAATTCATGACATCGTCATATTTTCCATCAGAACAACGGAGGCCTAGCCCCGACTGAGAATGGTTATAAACTCAGCTACACTCAATGTGTTATACGTGATTAAAAGACAGAGAATCATAATTATATTCATTACTAATATTgacataattaatataatgcatattttattACTATAATTACTTGTGTGATGAATAAtgtaatttatgatatttatatacaaagaTGGGGCTAAAATAGCGCAAACCATATAACTGGGCAGTTAGATATCTGTCAAACTGTCCAGTTGTATCCCCCATCCAAATATTTTAGCCCCATCTTTGTATAAAAGGGGTTCTTATTttgttattacatatatatgtcaacATATAACCTTTACATTTTTGTACTAAAAGTAAAGTTGAATTTTATGTCGTCATTTATAactcaaataaatgacattattCACTTTTAATCATGGTTTCTGTTATTATTAACCCTATTTAACAAACTGAGCACATCCTTTCTGAGTCATTGATGCATAGCTAAAACTGTCGAACTAACTGACGATTTGAATCTAGCTAGTTAAGTATTGTGATTCGACAGATATCGAAAATAATacaaagtacatatattttttataaaaaaattatatataaatatgttgtgttatgttgatgGAAATCACATGAACCATGCTGCGAGGTTGATATGTCATCAAACATCGTATATAGAATCATTACATATTCTTAAgcttataattaatgtttattattatagtttatattttagGTATTCATTTTTCCATATTCGGAACATTATAACGTATGCTTAGATGGAAGCACCTCCGTCTATGGAAAAGTTCCATATTCCAGTAATATATTCAAGTACATATTTAGTGAAGAACGATTTGAATAATCTTTGTAACTCTCCATGTATCCAGTACCTGTACTTTGATGATTTGtgattataataaatcataagttGATTTTTATTCCTGACATTGTTCTTTTATGGAGTAGTGCTAGGCTGGAACCGAATCccttatatattacttttacttGGCGATTGCTGAAATATGCAACCCGACGGGAAAAGTTACACACCTGTGACAATGCCATGCTTAAAATAAAGGAACAAATAATGTCTACTGTGTTATGTTATACCGGTATTATccgataaaattgataaaacacTGTTACACAATAGCACTCAGACGAGCCACACTAGATACAAATGGTACACAGCGAAACCGATCGCATATGCTTATACAACAAAATTAGGGCACCATTTAGAAGTCGAATCGAAGTACAATGTTGACCAATATGTATGCATGATGCATTAACGTTCTTGCTATTTGTAGCACAGATCTGTCACTGTACGTGAATCAGAACATGGAAGGAAATAAGCACATAAATCcccatttgaaaaaaacaacttcTTTACATTTGAGTTGGAAAATTTTGTGCGAAACATCCTCACTTTTATATACTGACAGAATTGGTAAAATGATTCATTgtgtaatttaaaataaatccaaTATTGTGTATTCCGGGGAAATAAAACAAGCTTGTTAAATTTAATTGGTAGTTACAAGAAAAACCTTGATTTTTCATTTCCCAAACTTGTATCCATTGATTAAAGATAATAGATTGTGGCAAATAAATACCTTTGATTATCTTGAGCTCAAAAAGAAGTACATTCGTATATGAACATATAGAGTAAAATTAACGAGACTTTAAGATTCGTTTAATATTCCATGTATACGACATTGCCCAATTCATGTAGTTTATCCCAGATTACATGGAAACAATTTGGTGCATAATTTGTTCCAAGTTAATTATCGTACATACTTTCCCTATGTATTTACGACATGTAAAACTTCCATCGTACCAGTATGCGTTATAGAAAACAACACGGCGGTCGGTACATGACAGATATTTCAGTTGGTTTTTTTCTGACGGGCGACCCAGAGGTGAAACAATCTAAGTTCTATGAGCCCTTAACCACGCTGTCACTGCAAACTGAAAATATAGCAATAATAAAGCTGTCACTGTAAACCGAAAATAGCTTCAATTTCATGAACGATACGTGTGAAAAATCTTCTACATGCTTGACCAACAAAACGTTTGGGTTCTGACAAtatttgtcaaataaaaaatgtatgttcCTATATCATTTAAATGGACCTATCTGTATTACCTGACGGTTCGTGATTGCGCATCATataagtaaacattttcgtCCATCGCGATTTTCCAAATATGTATGTTAGTCTCCGAAAAGTTCATTGTTCCGGTCATAAATAAGTCTAAGCTGTTAGCAACCAACCACAAATTCTGTTGCACATCTATAGCAAGTGTATCCACCCGA
Coding sequences:
- the LOC138314660 gene encoding protein yellow-like, producing MAKMWYVFLSGILSVMYVKEVSSQGHGARIINQWRSLNYSWQSGTFKHFITSKEFIIENNIISGVKVLDGNVYVTVPRWKPGVPSTLNKVITDPGNGNESILEPFPNWEMQTVGDCNALQYVQSMEVDPNTGYMWIIDVGRIDTLTENPQNLCPAKLVIYDVRNQQVVHVHEFSDNVVPRTSNFLNDIVLDYVNGVASYAYITDSSQASLIVYDRDRDSSYFFKHPSMEVEAGAESILVNGNNLTTRVHINGIAMSYDFRFVYYCALNAYWMYKIPTYVLRNQSATFTVETVGRKNDLTGGMVATDKALYYGSLTRNAVNKWPVSPNSVEIPILSDDISLRWVDSLAMDDQQNLWLVANGLDLFLTDRMNFKETNMFIWKIRVGEHGYLTTANQRTTDDDNGGMVLG